Proteins from one Patescibacteria group bacterium genomic window:
- the rplV gene encoding 50S ribosomal protein L22 has protein sequence MVEVKAKLKHVRISPKKMRLVADLVRGLTVTEAFEKLPVTFKRSAPIISKLLKSAVANAIDRYDVKEEDLRIKSIIVNQGVDLKRWKPAAFGRAHPYKKHSSHVEIMLVTKEGVKATLKDKKKEEVETVDLTKTDKKPTTKVDNKKSAKPKEEKKSFKETKMGKAKDNSKVKKG, from the coding sequence AAAATTGAAACATGTCAGGATTTCACCAAAGAAAATGCGTTTGGTGGCTGATCTTGTACGTGGCTTAACTGTCACTGAAGCTTTTGAGAAATTACCGGTTACATTTAAAAGATCAGCTCCTATAATCAGTAAGCTTCTAAAATCAGCAGTAGCCAACGCTATTGATAGATACGATGTAAAGGAAGAAGATTTACGTATCAAAAGCATCATTGTAAATCAAGGTGTTGATTTGAAACGTTGGAAGCCAGCGGCTTTTGGACGCGCTCATCCATATAAAAAACATTCTTCTCATGTAGAGATTATGCTTGTCACCAAAGAAGGTGTCAAAGCAACTCTAAAAGACAAAAAGAAAGAAGAAGTTGAGACTGTTGATCTGACAAAAACTGATAAGAAACCAACAACTAAAGTTGATAATAAAAAGAGCGCCAAGCCAAAAGAAGAAAAGAAATCATTCAAAGAAACCAAAATGGGTAAGGCCAAAGATAATAGTAAAGTAAAAAAAGGTTAA
- the rplE gene encoding 50S ribosomal protein L5, translating into MAYLKEKYNKEIRSELKNTLGLKNIMAVPKVEKVVLNIGIGRATQDKQWIDIATSILERISGQKPIKNKARKAISNFKVREGMVVGTKVTLRGDRMYDFLERLVNITLPRIRDFYGLDLKKGFDNHGNYTIGFKEHIVFPEISMDDVDRTHGMELTVVSNAKNNQDNLALLRALGFPFKKDKKK; encoded by the coding sequence ATGGCTTATTTAAAAGAAAAATATAACAAAGAGATCAGAAGTGAACTCAAAAATACTCTAGGCCTAAAAAATATTATGGCTGTGCCTAAGGTAGAAAAGGTAGTTCTCAATATTGGTATTGGACGTGCTACTCAAGATAAGCAATGGATTGATATTGCCACTTCTATTTTGGAAAGAATCTCTGGACAAAAACCAATTAAAAATAAGGCTCGCAAGGCTATCTCCAACTTTAAAGTTCGTGAAGGAATGGTAGTTGGCACTAAAGTAACTTTACGTGGAGACAGAATGTATGATTTTTTAGAAAGACTGGTCAACATTACCTTGCCTAGAATTAGAGATTTCTATGGTTTGGATTTGAAAAAAGGTTTTGATAATCACGGTAACTATACCATTGGTTTTAAAGAACACATTGTTTTTCCGGAAATTAGTATGGATGATGTAGATAGAACTCATGGTATGGAACTGACAGTAGTCAGTAACGCTAAAAATAATCAGGATAATCTAGCGCTATTGAGAGCCTTGGGATTTCCTTTTAAAAAAGATAAGAAAAAATAA
- a CDS encoding type Z 30S ribosomal protein S14, with translation MATEAQIVKSKKKPKYSTRVVRRCWRCGKQRSYMRKFDLCRICFRELADKGEIPGIKKSSW, from the coding sequence ATGGCAACAGAAGCACAAATTGTAAAATCCAAAAAAAAGCCAAAATATTCTACACGTGTCGTCAGACGCTGTTGGCGATGTGGTAAACAACGTTCTTATATGAGAAAATTTGATTTATGCCGTATTTGTTTTAGAGAGTTGGCTGACAAGGGAGAAATCCCAGGTATTAAAAAATCAAGTTGGTAA
- the rpmC gene encoding 50S ribosomal protein L29: MKIKELRKLDNAKLNEKLAELRNKTREFRFSIANNQLKKVRDLRVAKQDIAKILTVLNEKRLGKNVAPAKEEVSEEKK; this comes from the coding sequence ATGAAAATCAAAGAATTAAGAAAATTGGATAATGCTAAGCTAAATGAAAAATTAGCAGAGCTGCGCAACAAAACCCGTGAGTTTAGATTTTCTATTGCCAACAATCAATTGAAAAAAGTCAGAGATTTGAGGGTTGCCAAACAAGATATTGCCAAGATTTTGACTGTTTTAAATGAAAAAAGGTTGGGTAAAAATGTTGCTCCAGCCAAAGAAGAAGTGTCAGAGGAAAAGAAATAA
- the rplF gene encoding 50S ribosomal protein L6: MSRVGKKPIEITKGVEVKVSTNDLGNAQVAIKGPKGNLSVDLPKGVSVKSENDQIIFSVNNPDSGQEKALWGLSRTLVQNAVLGVTEGFSKELEINGVGFKVALQGKNLVLNVGFSHPVNYPLPERISAEVEKNRIKIIGIDKQLVGQTAAEIRSIKKPEPYKGKGIKYVDEQIRRKAGKVVKS; this comes from the coding sequence ATGTCAAGAGTAGGAAAAAAACCAATTGAAATAACCAAAGGTGTAGAAGTAAAGGTTAGCACCAATGATTTGGGTAATGCCCAAGTAGCAATCAAGGGCCCAAAGGGCAACTTGAGTGTTGATTTGCCAAAAGGCGTTTCAGTCAAATCAGAAAATGACCAGATAATTTTTTCTGTAAACAATCCTGATTCCGGACAAGAAAAAGCTCTTTGGGGCCTGAGTCGTACTTTGGTACAAAATGCAGTATTAGGAGTTACTGAAGGTTTTTCTAAAGAACTGGAAATAAATGGAGTTGGTTTCAAGGTGGCTTTGCAGGGTAAAAATCTTGTTTTAAATGTAGGCTTTTCTCACCCGGTAAATTATCCGTTGCCAGAAAGGATTAGTGCCGAAGTAGAGAAAAACCGGATTAAAATTATTGGAATTGATAAACAGTTAGTTGGGCAGACTGCGGCAGAAATCAGATCAATTAAAAAACCAGAACCTTATAAAGGAAAGGGTATAAAGTATGTTGACGAGCAAATCAGAAGAAAAGCTGGTAAGGTTGTCAAATCATAA
- the rpsQ gene encoding 30S ribosomal protein S17, with translation MDKKITKRKLEGEIMSDKMDKTVVVLVTSIKTHSKYKKQYKSSKKYKAHDEKNEYKTGDKVVIEECRPLSKDKRWRVIKKVK, from the coding sequence ATGGATAAAAAAATAACTAAAAGAAAGCTGGAAGGAGAGATAATGAGTGACAAGATGGACAAAACTGTCGTAGTGCTTGTCACCAGTATCAAAACTCACAGTAAGTATAAAAAACAATATAAGTCATCCAAGAAATACAAGGCTCATGATGAAAAAAATGAGTACAAAACAGGTGATAAAGTTGTGATAGAAGAATGTCGTCCACTTTCCAAAGACAAAAGATGGCGTGTTATTAAAAAAGTAAAATAA
- the secY gene encoding preprotein translocase subunit SecY, with protein sequence MLAKLQQIWKAKDVRNSIFYVLALLVVFRIAAHIPVPGINASDLEQYFQGNQVLGMLDLFSGGAMQNFSVVMLGVGPYITASIIFQLLVMIVPKLEAIQKEGEAGSQKINQWTRMLTIPLAAIQGYSFIRLISNQTQGRLLADITAFQLITTIIIITAGTIFLMWLGELITERHIGNGISLIIFAGIVSSLPQSIRNTFIAFDNTMVLSLLVFVIISLITIAAIVIITEGTRNIPVSYARHVVGQRNVGGVNTHLPLRVNQAGVIPIIFAISVIIFPPMVAQFFERSQVAWIASSSLWIKDLFANGLFYGVFYFIMVVLFTFFYTSVIFKPTQIAENLQKQGGFIPGIRPGRYTSDYLNSVMLKIVLAGAIFLGLIAILPLIVGPLTGIATLSIGGTSLLITVAVVIETVKQIDAQLVMRDYEGF encoded by the coding sequence ATGTTAGCTAAACTACAACAAATTTGGAAGGCCAAAGATGTCAGAAACAGTATTTTTTATGTTTTAGCCCTGTTGGTTGTTTTTAGAATTGCTGCTCATATTCCTGTGCCTGGTATTAATGCCAGTGATTTGGAGCAGTATTTCCAGGGCAATCAGGTTTTGGGTATGCTTGATTTGTTTTCAGGCGGTGCCATGCAGAATTTTTCTGTAGTTATGCTTGGGGTTGGTCCTTATATTACGGCCTCAATTATATTTCAGCTTCTGGTTATGATTGTACCAAAATTAGAAGCTATCCAAAAAGAAGGAGAAGCCGGATCACAAAAAATAAACCAATGGACAAGGATGCTTACTATACCTTTGGCTGCTATACAGGGTTATTCATTTATTAGACTTATTTCCAACCAGACTCAGGGCAGACTTTTGGCAGATATTACTGCTTTTCAATTGATAACTACTATAATTATTATTACGGCTGGCACTATATTTTTGATGTGGTTAGGTGAGCTTATTACTGAACGTCATATTGGTAATGGCATATCACTGATTATTTTTGCTGGTATTGTGAGTAGCTTACCGCAGTCCATCAGGAATACTTTTATTGCCTTTGACAATACCATGGTATTAAGTTTATTGGTTTTTGTTATTATCTCTTTGATAACCATTGCCGCTATTGTTATTATTACTGAAGGTACTAGAAATATCCCAGTGTCTTATGCTAGACACGTGGTCGGTCAGAGAAATGTGGGAGGAGTAAATACTCATTTACCACTTCGCGTAAACCAAGCCGGAGTCATCCCAATCATTTTTGCTATTTCAGTTATTATATTTCCGCCAATGGTTGCTCAATTTTTTGAGAGATCACAGGTTGCTTGGATAGCCAGCTCTTCTCTATGGATAAAAGATTTGTTTGCCAATGGTCTTTTTTATGGAGTGTTCTATTTTATAATGGTTGTATTATTTACTTTCTTTTATACTTCAGTAATATTCAAACCAACTCAGATTGCAGAAAATTTGCAGAAACAGGGAGGTTTTATACCGGGCATTCGTCCAGGACGTTATACTTCTGATTATTTAAACTCTGTCATGTTGAAGATTGTTTTGGCTGGGGCTATATTTTTGGGTCTGATAGCTATACTTCCTTTGATTGTCGGACCTTTGACCGGCATTGCCACTTTGTCTATCGGCGGCACTAGCTTGTTGATTACAGTCGCTGTAGTTATTGAGACAGTAAAACAAATTGATGCTCAATTGGTAATGAGAGATTACGAAGGATTTTAA
- the rplX gene encoding 50S ribosomal protein L24: MKIKVNDKVQVTTGKDKGKTGKVIQILPEMKKIVVEGINVMYKHIRSQKKGEKGQRIQFNGPLDLSNIMLICPKCNKASKVGVKLGENRKAKARFCKKCKEVID, from the coding sequence ATCAAGATAAAAGTAAATGATAAAGTACAAGTAACTACCGGCAAAGACAAAGGTAAAACCGGCAAGGTTATTCAAATTTTGCCAGAAATGAAAAAGATTGTCGTTGAAGGTATAAATGTAATGTACAAACATATTCGTTCTCAAAAAAAAGGAGAAAAAGGTCAACGTATTCAGTTTAATGGCCCTCTTGATTTGAGCAATATAATGTTGATTTGTCCAAAGTGCAACAAAGCCTCCAAAGTAGGCGTAAAACTTGGTGAAAACAGAAAAGCCAAGGCTAGATTTTGTAAAAAATGTAAAGAAGTAATTGATTAA
- the rpsC gene encoding 30S ribosomal protein S3: MGKKINPTVFRLGMSEKWRSRWYAGRDFAKFLEEDITIRKFLKVTLRDASIDRIDIERNRGELTINVSAAKPGLIIGRGGSGIEDLKKKIRDKFLDKNIKLNINITEVSVPNLSANVVVDSIRNDIEKRIPFRRVMKQNIDKVMKAGAKGVKIMVAGRLNGVDIARREKLVDGKIPLQTLRSNIDYSRGVARTMYGAIGIKVWIYKGEYFDKKAKTDSKVKVPTKSAKLFGAKFEVQSMEKPGVRKSKEKK; the protein is encoded by the coding sequence ATGGGAAAAAAAATAAATCCAACAGTATTTCGTCTGGGCATGAGTGAGAAATGGAGATCTCGCTGGTATGCTGGTCGTGATTTTGCCAAATTTTTGGAAGAGGATATTACTATCAGAAAGTTTTTGAAGGTTACTTTGAGAGATGCCTCTATTGACCGTATTGATATAGAAAGAAACCGTGGAGAACTCACTATCAATGTCTCAGCTGCCAAGCCAGGGTTAATAATCGGACGTGGCGGTAGTGGTATTGAAGATTTGAAGAAAAAGATCAGAGACAAATTTTTGGACAAGAATATTAAATTAAATATCAACATTACTGAAGTTTCTGTACCAAATCTATCAGCCAACGTAGTGGTAGATTCTATCAGAAATGATATTGAAAAACGTATACCATTCCGTAGAGTAATGAAGCAAAATATTGACAAAGTCATGAAAGCCGGAGCTAAAGGAGTAAAAATCATGGTAGCCGGAAGGTTGAATGGTGTTGATATTGCCAGAAGAGAAAAATTGGTAGATGGAAAAATTCCTCTTCAGACTTTGAGATCAAACATTGATTATAGTCGTGGTGTAGCCAGGACTATGTATGGAGCAATTGGTATTAAAGTATGGATTTATAAAGGGGAATACTTTGACAAAAAAGCAAAGACAGACTCTAAGGTCAAAGTGCCTACCAAGAGCGCCAAGCTTTTTGGGGCAAAATTTGAAGTTCAATCTATGGAAAAGCCTGGCGTAAGGAAAAGCAAAGAAAAGAAATAA
- the rpsH gene encoding 30S ribosomal protein S8, with product MTDPIADMLTRIRNAVAVKKPEVVLPYSNLKFNVAKILESENYIGKVSKVKNGKFDELNIELKYTNHGPTIRHIKKISKPGQRIYASGKELPHVLNGYGIAILSTSKGIMTNKEARRQNIGGELMCEIW from the coding sequence ATGACAGATCCTATTGCAGACATGCTAACAAGAATCAGGAATGCCGTGGCAGTCAAAAAGCCAGAGGTGGTTTTGCCTTACTCAAATTTGAAATTTAATGTTGCCAAAATTTTAGAATCAGAAAATTATATTGGCAAAGTATCCAAAGTAAAAAACGGCAAATTTGATGAGTTAAATATTGAATTAAAATATACCAATCATGGCCCGACTATTCGTCACATCAAAAAGATTTCTAAGCCGGGACAACGTATTTATGCTTCTGGTAAAGAATTGCCACATGTATTAAACGGTTATGGTATCGCTATACTATCAACTTCCAAAGGTATTATGACCAACAAAGAAGCTAGACGCCAAAATATTGGTGGAGAATTAATGTGTGAAATATGGTAG
- the rpsE gene encoding 30S ribosomal protein S5 has protein sequence MVDDKSKTPSKVEGNQTIEKKSQPESRGQNFVGSDKRGANRGKRNFGNKRGPKTRKRSDKPADDFEQKIVDLARVTRVMAGGKRMKFRATMIIGDKKGKVGVGIAKGVDVSQAISKAVSKARKNMFEVPIIEGTIPHQVNIRQNSANIMIRPAKAGSGIKAGGVVRIVLELAGIKDVVAKILGTNNKINNAKATIEALQSFVPKAVDASRKRSVKVIDNKNEVRKTDNHKPVKKDKINK, from the coding sequence ATGGTAGATGATAAATCAAAGACCCCGAGTAAAGTCGAGGGTAATCAAACAATAGAAAAAAAGAGTCAGCCTGAATCTAGAGGTCAAAATTTTGTTGGTTCAGATAAAAGAGGGGCTAATCGTGGTAAACGAAACTTCGGTAATAAACGTGGCCCAAAGACCAGAAAGAGGTCAGACAAGCCGGCTGATGATTTTGAACAGAAGATAGTTGACTTGGCTCGTGTTACTCGTGTAATGGCTGGTGGCAAACGTATGAAGTTTAGGGCCACTATGATTATTGGTGATAAAAAAGGTAAAGTAGGCGTTGGTATTGCCAAGGGAGTGGATGTATCTCAGGCAATTTCCAAAGCTGTCTCCAAAGCCAGAAAAAATATGTTTGAAGTACCTATTATAGAAGGCACTATTCCTCATCAGGTAAATATCAGACAAAATTCGGCCAATATAATGATTAGACCAGCTAAAGCTGGTAGTGGTATCAAAGCTGGTGGTGTTGTTCGTATTGTTTTGGAGTTGGCTGGTATCAAAGATGTAGTTGCCAAAATTTTGGGCACCAACAACAAAATAAACAATGCTAAAGCTACTATCGAGGCACTGCAATCATTTGTACCAAAAGCTGTTGATGCTTCTAGGAAGAGGTCAGTCAAGGTAATTGATAATAAAAATGAAGTAAGAAAAACTGATAATCATAAGCCAGTTAAAAAAGATAAAATCAATAAATAA
- the rplN gene encoding 50S ribosomal protein L14 produces the protein MIQERSMLKVADNSGAKLVQCIRVLGGYKKRYARIGDLITITVKSAQPHSAVKKGQVLHAVIVRQRKEIRRPSGIYIRFDDNAVVIVDKKNKELKGTRIFGPVARELRAKGYTKLISLAPEVL, from the coding sequence ATGATTCAAGAGAGATCCATGTTAAAGGTTGCTGATAATTCTGGTGCAAAATTGGTACAGTGCATCAGGGTTTTAGGTGGTTATAAAAAAAGATATGCCCGTATTGGTGATCTAATTACTATTACTGTGAAATCCGCTCAGCCACATAGCGCCGTCAAAAAAGGTCAGGTTTTACACGCAGTGATTGTCAGACAGAGAAAAGAAATACGTCGTCCTAGCGGTATTTATATCCGTTTTGATGATAACGCTGTAGTTATTGTAGATAAAAAAAATAAAGAGCTAAAAGGAACTCGTATTTTTGGACCAGTTGCTCGTGAATTAAGAGCCAAAGGATATACCAAACTTATTTCCTTGGCACCGGAGGTATTATAA
- the rplR gene encoding 50S ribosomal protein L18, whose protein sequence is MKDKAKLKKDKFIRRQRRTRVKMTGTPEKPRLSVFRSLMHISAQAIDDIAGKTLTAISDKEIKAKGNKTEKAALVGEAIGKKLMDKKIDKIVFDKGAYKYHGRVKALAEGIRKSGVKF, encoded by the coding sequence ATGAAAGATAAAGCCAAATTAAAAAAAGATAAATTTATCAGAAGACAGCGTCGTACTCGTGTCAAAATGACAGGTACTCCAGAAAAACCACGATTGTCAGTTTTTAGAAGTTTGATGCACATTAGTGCTCAAGCTATTGATGATATAGCTGGCAAGACTTTGACGGCTATCAGTGATAAAGAAATCAAGGCCAAGGGTAATAAGACTGAAAAAGCTGCTTTGGTAGGTGAAGCTATTGGCAAAAAATTGATGGACAAAAAAATTGATAAAATAGTTTTTGATAAAGGTGCTTATAAATATCATGGTAGAGTCAAGGCTCTAGCTGAAGGCATCAGAAAATCAGGTGTAAAATTTTAA
- the rplO gene encoding 50S ribosomal protein L15, protein MLSLHNLEKPKANRKPKRRLGRGNSSGLGTYSGKGLKGQKARSGGRAGIAGRSIKSYLLRIPKVRGFKSIYKSMATVNIGDLEKAFKNGQTVNDRAILKAGIVENIDKGIKILSSGKLTKNLTVEANAFSQSAKEKIESAGGKAIIVGKLKSSKVEKPKDEGVSKDEKNK, encoded by the coding sequence ATGTTGAGTCTGCATAATTTAGAAAAACCAAAAGCCAATCGTAAGCCCAAGAGAAGACTGGGACGCGGTAATTCTTCTGGTTTAGGAACTTATTCAGGAAAAGGTTTGAAAGGCCAAAAGGCGCGTTCAGGCGGAAGGGCAGGTATAGCTGGTAGAAGTATCAAGAGCTATTTGCTTCGTATTCCAAAAGTACGTGGATTTAAGTCAATCTACAAATCAATGGCTACAGTAAATATTGGTGATTTGGAGAAGGCTTTCAAAAATGGTCAGACTGTCAACGATAGGGCAATATTAAAAGCCGGAATTGTAGAAAATATTGACAAAGGTATTAAAATATTATCTTCTGGTAAACTCACCAAAAATTTGACAGTAGAAGCTAATGCTTTTTCTCAAAGTGCCAAAGAAAAGATTGAGTCAGCCGGCGGTAAAGCCATAATAGTTGGAAAGTTAAAAAGTTCAAAAGTTGAAAAGCCAAAAGATGAGGGTGTCTCTAAAGATGAAAAAAATAAATAA
- the rplP gene encoding 50S ribosomal protein L16 — MLAPKKVKHRKWQRGDKVKGKATRMTKVSFGEYGLKSLTTGWVTARQIESARRAMVGHIQRGGEIYIRIFPDKPITAKGNEMPMGKGKGAVDHYIAVVKPGTVMFEMKGVDEATARRAMQLAGYKLSVKTKFVSKELI; from the coding sequence ATGTTAGCACCAAAGAAAGTAAAACACAGAAAATGGCAAAGAGGAGACAAGGTCAAGGGCAAAGCAACGCGAATGACCAAGGTTTCTTTTGGCGAATACGGATTAAAGAGCTTGACTACTGGTTGGGTTACAGCCCGTCAAATTGAATCTGCCCGTCGTGCCATGGTAGGTCATATCCAACGTGGTGGAGAAATATATATTCGCATTTTTCCAGACAAGCCTATTACGGCCAAAGGTAATGAAATGCCAATGGGTAAAGGTAAAGGCGCAGTTGACCATTATATTGCTGTAGTCAAACCAGGTACTGTTATGTTTGAGATGAAAGGTGTTGATGAGGCCACTGCTCGTAGAGCAATGCAATTGGCTGGTTATAAATTGTCGGTCAAGACTAAATTTGTAAGCAAAGAATTAATATAA